The Pseudofrankia inefficax genome window below encodes:
- a CDS encoding TauD/TfdA family dioxygenase translates to MNAAGPVTMLHLGDLALPAIWLRDACGCAECRYPATGQRLVGSARVARLYPDLAVERHAARDGRLTVVFAPDGHESVFELAWLEQHAPGRGARLGDQSAQARVAWTATDLPVGPPRVAWDAYLRSPVAMATALGAVEKLGAAVITEVPARPGMVLTVGRSLGHVRVTNYGELFDVRVEPDPEHLAYTGLALAPHTDNPYRDPVPTVQLLHCLRAAGAGGDTTLVDGFAAADRLRETDRAAFDTLTQVWLPFSYDGPTSVLTCRAPVISVDDEGAVTQVRWNDRGLQPPDVAPDRIGAVYRALAAFGEVLDEADLAVSLRLVPGDCLIFDNTRVLHGRSAYGPTATGEPGSGGRHLQGCYVDMDGLRSTLEVLRRDGTRAVPTQAGPAGRGRAPRVVATRASARPIAAAR, encoded by the coding sequence ATGAACGCTGCGGGGCCGGTGACCATGCTCCACCTCGGCGATCTCGCCCTGCCCGCGATCTGGTTGCGGGACGCGTGCGGCTGCGCCGAGTGCCGGTATCCGGCGACCGGGCAGCGGCTGGTCGGGTCGGCGCGGGTGGCGCGGCTGTACCCGGACCTGGCGGTCGAGCGGCACGCGGCACGCGACGGCCGGCTGACGGTCGTCTTCGCGCCGGACGGGCACGAGTCGGTGTTCGAGCTGGCCTGGCTGGAGCAGCACGCGCCCGGCCGCGGTGCCCGGCTCGGGGACCAGTCCGCCCAGGCCCGGGTCGCGTGGACGGCGACCGACCTGCCCGTCGGCCCGCCGCGGGTGGCCTGGGACGCCTACCTGCGCTCGCCGGTCGCGATGGCCACGGCGCTCGGCGCCGTCGAGAAGCTCGGCGCCGCGGTGATCACCGAGGTGCCGGCCCGGCCCGGGATGGTTCTCACGGTCGGGCGCAGCCTCGGCCACGTCCGGGTGACCAACTACGGCGAGCTCTTCGACGTCCGCGTCGAGCCGGACCCGGAGCACCTCGCGTACACCGGCCTGGCGCTCGCGCCGCACACCGACAACCCGTATCGGGACCCGGTTCCGACCGTGCAGCTGCTGCACTGCCTGCGCGCCGCCGGCGCGGGTGGCGACACGACGCTCGTCGACGGCTTCGCCGCCGCCGACCGGCTGCGCGAGACCGACCGGGCCGCGTTCGACACCCTGACCCAGGTCTGGCTGCCGTTCAGCTACGACGGGCCGACGTCGGTCCTCACCTGCCGCGCACCGGTGATCTCCGTTGACGACGAGGGCGCCGTCACCCAGGTCCGCTGGAACGACCGGGGCCTGCAGCCCCCCGACGTCGCCCCGGACCGGATCGGTGCGGTGTACCGGGCGCTCGCCGCGTTCGGGGAGGTCCTGGACGAGGCCGACCTCGCCGTCTCGCTGCGCCTCGTCCCGGGCGACTGCCTGATCTTCGACAACACCCGCGTCCTGCACGGCCGGTCCGCCTACGGCCCGACGGCCACCGGCGAGCCAGGGTCGGGCGGTCGGCATCTGCAGGGGTGTTACGTCGACATGGATGGCCTGCGCAGCACCCTGGAGGTGCTGCGTCGCGACGGCACCCGGGCCGTGCCGACCCAGGCCGGTCCGGCCGGCCGCGGGCGGGCACCGAGGGTCGTCGCGACCCGCGCGTCCGCGCGTCCGATCGCGGCAGCCCGATGA
- a CDS encoding 3' terminal RNA ribose 2'-O-methyltransferase Hen1 produces the protein MLLTLTTTAPAATGPPSGGPSATGHPVTAAPATDLGFLLHKHPDRAQRFDTAAGGAYVFYPEATAARCTAALLLDVDPVGLVRGKGNSRATTAAQYVDDRPYAASSLLAVAMAAVFSTAMAGICKSRPELAATPLPLEIRVPALPCRRGGAALAERLFAPLGWRVDAVTAPLDPAFPEWGDAPHHDVTFTGTVRLADALTQLYVLLPVLDDGKHYYVGRDEIDKLVREGASWLPGHPERHLIARRYLAHRAGLASAALAQLGTVEDVPVDAVSAGFEPGLVAVDQDPDADLTPDDPAAPGAAATGDQAAPEPGPDAPAEAASPVAERAAETPEPSRPPSLAVQRRRAIMDVLRAADARRVADLGCGDGKLVGELLADARFTEVVAVDVSHRALETAARRLRIDRMPERVQARLRLVASSLTYRDARIAGLDAAVLCEVIEHVDPPRLPALAAAVLGEARPRLVVITTPNVEFNVRYEGLAPGAPRHRDHRFEWTRAEFAAWVEDLLTRYPYTARLGGIGTADPALGTPTQLAVLERVA, from the coding sequence ATGCTGCTGACCCTGACCACGACCGCGCCCGCGGCAACAGGGCCCCCATCCGGCGGTCCCTCAGCAACCGGGCACCCGGTAACGGCGGCTCCCGCGACCGATCTTGGTTTCCTGCTGCACAAGCATCCGGACCGGGCCCAGCGGTTCGACACGGCCGCGGGCGGCGCGTACGTCTTCTACCCGGAGGCCACCGCGGCCCGCTGCACGGCGGCGCTCCTGCTCGACGTCGACCCGGTCGGCCTGGTCCGCGGCAAGGGCAACAGCCGGGCCACCACGGCGGCCCAGTACGTCGACGACCGGCCCTATGCCGCGTCCAGCCTGCTCGCGGTCGCGATGGCCGCGGTGTTCTCGACCGCCATGGCCGGCATCTGCAAGTCCCGGCCGGAGCTCGCGGCAACGCCACTGCCCCTGGAGATCCGGGTCCCGGCGCTGCCCTGCCGGCGGGGCGGCGCCGCGCTGGCCGAGCGGCTGTTCGCCCCGCTCGGCTGGCGGGTCGACGCCGTCACGGCGCCGCTCGACCCGGCCTTTCCCGAGTGGGGCGACGCCCCGCACCACGACGTGACGTTCACCGGCACCGTCCGGCTCGCCGACGCGCTCACCCAGCTCTACGTGCTGCTGCCCGTGCTCGACGACGGGAAGCACTACTACGTCGGGCGCGACGAGATCGACAAGCTGGTGCGTGAGGGCGCGAGCTGGCTGCCCGGCCACCCCGAACGCCACCTCATCGCCCGTCGCTACCTCGCTCACCGAGCCGGCCTGGCCTCGGCCGCGCTCGCCCAGCTCGGCACCGTCGAGGACGTCCCGGTCGACGCGGTCTCGGCCGGCTTCGAACCAGGACTGGTCGCGGTCGACCAGGATCCGGACGCCGACCTCACGCCCGACGACCCGGCGGCGCCAGGGGCCGCGGCCACCGGCGACCAGGCCGCGCCAGAGCCCGGCCCGGACGCTCCGGCCGAGGCGGCGTCGCCCGTCGCCGAGCGCGCGGCCGAGACGCCGGAGCCGTCCCGGCCGCCGTCGTTGGCCGTCCAGCGCAGGCGAGCGATCATGGACGTTCTGCGGGCGGCCGACGCCCGCCGGGTCGCCGACCTGGGCTGCGGCGACGGGAAGCTGGTCGGCGAGCTGCTCGCGGACGCGCGGTTCACGGAGGTCGTCGCGGTCGACGTCTCGCACCGCGCGCTGGAGACGGCCGCGCGCCGGCTGCGGATCGACCGGATGCCCGAGCGAGTCCAGGCCCGGCTGCGGCTGGTCGCCAGCTCGCTGACCTACCGGGACGCGCGGATCGCCGGCCTCGACGCCGCCGTGCTCTGCGAGGTGATCGAGCACGTCGACCCGCCGAGGCTCCCGGCCCTGGCCGCGGCCGTGCTCGGCGAGGCCCGCCCCCGGCTCGTGGTGATCACGACGCCCAACGTCGAGTTCAACGTCCGCTACGAGGGTCTCGCTCCGGGCGCGCCACGCCACCGCGACCACCGGTTCGAGTGGACCCGGGCCGAGTTCGCCGCCTGGGTCGAGGACCTTCTCACCCGCTACCCCTACACCGCCCGCCTGGGCGGCATCGGGACCGCCGATCCCGCGCTCGGCACCCCCACCCAGCTCGCGGTCCTCGAACGGGTCGCGTGA
- a CDS encoding APC family permease — protein MAPRLGLVGLTFVSLGSIIGSGWLLGALTAARVAGPASLVAWALAGVLILGLALVHAELGASYPVAGGSARYTHLALGPLSGFVAGWLAWIQAVALAPIEAEAALSYLNNVWPGLISPQGTLTGKGLALGAAALGVCTVVNVLGVQRLADTNSVAVIWKFLVPVLTVITLMAVAFHPGNFHAGGGFAPFGAHGVFAALPAGVVFALQGFEQAVQMGAEARDPGRDVPRAVILATVLGTAVYLLLAIAFLGALSPAGIAGGWSHPVGNGDYGPYATIATGLGLGWLAVLLYIDAVVSPGGTALIYVGTSARLAYSMGQTGYLPRALRRLDRRGTPVVSILLAYAIGLVMFLPFPSWQQLVTLISSATFLTYAFAPVALMVLRKVDPDRPRPFRLPLAPLLARVAFTTSNLIVYWAGWENDQKLAVAIFAGLVCFTGYRATQPPGRWPPLEWRSALWIVPWLGGLTIISWLGQFGSGRGVIPFWVDLGVIVVFSLAVFELAIRVTPPAARSRALLETELA, from the coding sequence ATGGCCCCGCGGCTGGGCCTGGTGGGGCTGACCTTCGTCTCGCTCGGCTCGATCATCGGCTCCGGCTGGCTGCTCGGAGCGCTGACCGCGGCCCGCGTCGCCGGCCCGGCCTCGCTGGTCGCCTGGGCGCTCGCCGGCGTCCTGATCCTCGGCCTGGCGCTCGTCCACGCCGAGCTGGGAGCGAGCTACCCGGTCGCCGGCGGCAGCGCCCGCTACACGCACCTCGCGCTCGGCCCGCTGTCCGGCTTCGTGGCCGGCTGGCTCGCCTGGATCCAGGCGGTCGCGCTCGCCCCGATCGAGGCCGAGGCGGCCTTGTCCTACCTGAACAACGTCTGGCCCGGCCTGATCAGCCCGCAGGGCACCCTCACCGGGAAGGGCCTCGCGCTGGGCGCCGCGGCGCTCGGGGTCTGCACCGTGGTGAACGTCCTCGGCGTCCAGCGGCTCGCGGACACCAACTCGGTCGCGGTGATCTGGAAGTTCCTGGTGCCGGTGCTGACCGTCATCACGCTGATGGCCGTCGCCTTCCACCCCGGCAACTTCCACGCGGGCGGCGGGTTCGCCCCGTTCGGCGCGCACGGGGTGTTCGCCGCGCTGCCGGCCGGCGTTGTCTTCGCGCTGCAGGGCTTCGAGCAGGCCGTCCAGATGGGCGCCGAGGCGCGCGACCCGGGCCGCGACGTCCCGCGCGCGGTGATCCTCGCGACCGTGCTCGGCACCGCCGTCTACCTGCTGCTCGCGATCGCCTTCCTCGGCGCGCTCTCGCCGGCGGGTATCGCGGGCGGCTGGTCGCACCCGGTGGGCAACGGCGACTACGGGCCGTACGCGACGATCGCGACCGGGCTGGGCCTCGGCTGGCTCGCGGTGCTGCTGTACATCGACGCGGTCGTCTCGCCGGGCGGCACGGCGCTGATCTACGTCGGCACGTCGGCCCGCCTCGCCTACTCGATGGGCCAGACCGGCTACCTGCCACGCGCGCTGCGCCGCCTCGACCGGCGCGGCACGCCGGTGGTCTCGATCCTGCTCGCGTACGCGATCGGGCTGGTCATGTTCCTGCCGTTCCCCAGCTGGCAGCAGCTGGTGACCCTGATCAGCTCGGCGACCTTCCTGACCTACGCGTTCGCGCCGGTCGCGCTGATGGTGCTGCGCAAGGTCGACCCGGACCGTCCCCGGCCGTTCCGGTTGCCGCTGGCGCCGCTGCTGGCCCGGGTCGCGTTCACCACCTCGAACCTGATCGTCTACTGGGCCGGCTGGGAGAACGACCAGAAGCTGGCGGTGGCGATCTTCGCCGGGCTGGTCTGTTTCACCGGGTACCGGGCCACCCAGCCGCCCGGCCGCTGGCCGCCGCTGGAATGGCGATCCGCGCTGTGGATCGTTCCTTGGCTGGGAGGTCTGACCATCATCTCCTGGCTGGGCCAGTTCGGCAGTGGGCGCGGTGTCATCCCGTTCTGGGTCGATCTCGGCGTGATCGTCGTCTTCAGCCTCGCCGTCTTCGAGCTGGCCATCCGCGTCACGCCACCCGCCGCTCGATCCCGGGCGCTGCTCGAGACCGAGCTGGCCTGA
- a CDS encoding HD domain-containing protein, with protein MGEASAAFAAAALAAVHGAFGAAAASEYLGESVTVAHHQLRTAARAVAAGAAPALVAAALLHDVGHVIDLDSADALHRGEDIRHEETGAAWLARWFGPEVTEPVRLHVEAKRYLCAVDPGYYDLLSPISKKTLAMQGGPLNGAELAAFRAGRYAQDAASVRRWDDAGKDPDAVVPPLAAYDDLLASLVRAPAKD; from the coding sequence GTGGGAGAGGCGTCCGCCGCCTTCGCCGCCGCGGCGCTGGCGGCGGTCCACGGCGCCTTCGGAGCGGCCGCCGCTTCGGAGTACCTGGGCGAGTCGGTGACCGTCGCGCACCACCAGTTGCGGACGGCCGCCCGCGCGGTGGCGGCGGGAGCGGCCCCCGCGCTCGTCGCCGCCGCCCTGCTGCACGACGTCGGCCACGTCATCGATCTGGACTCGGCCGACGCCCTGCACCGTGGCGAGGACATCCGGCACGAGGAGACGGGCGCGGCCTGGCTCGCACGCTGGTTCGGCCCCGAGGTGACCGAACCGGTTCGCCTGCACGTCGAGGCCAAGCGCTACCTGTGCGCCGTCGATCCCGGCTACTACGACCTCCTGTCGCCGATCTCGAAGAAGACGCTCGCGATGCAGGGGGGACCCCTGAACGGCGCCGAGCTCGCCGCGTTCCGGGCCGGCCGTTACGCGCAGGACGCGGCGAGCGTCCGCCGGTGGGACGACGCCGGCAAGGACCCCGACGCCGTCGTCCCGCCACTGGCCGCCTACGACGACCTGCTCGCCAGCCTGGTCCGCGCCCCCGCCAAGGACTAA
- a CDS encoding TraR/DksA family transcriptional regulator — protein sequence MTSETSALARLTAERADAAAALAALRERFASLLDDSYVNTDDEHDIEGTSIPFEREQVRATLREATTRLAEIDAALARLAAGRFGSCETCGGPIEPGRLDARPWVRSCIGCASRPGRR from the coding sequence ATGACCTCCGAGACGTCCGCCCTGGCCCGGCTGACGGCCGAACGTGCCGACGCCGCCGCCGCGCTGGCGGCGCTGCGAGAGCGCTTCGCGTCGCTGCTCGACGACAGCTACGTCAACACCGACGACGAGCACGACATCGAGGGGACGTCGATCCCGTTCGAACGCGAACAGGTCCGGGCCACGCTGCGCGAGGCGACGACCCGTCTCGCCGAGATCGACGCCGCGCTGGCGCGCCTCGCCGCCGGCCGTTTCGGCAGCTGTGAGACCTGTGGCGGCCCGATCGAGCCGGGACGGCTCGACGCCCGCCCGTGGGTGCGGTCCTGCATCGGCTGCGCGTCCCGTCCGGGCCGGCGGTAG
- a CDS encoding TIGR03767 family metallophosphoesterase, with amino-acid sequence MTTKPWAEPGPPASTGQAEPVTTAQRRLVRGEARAGGYRPLVAGPGEPVLVRTDLLAEAPGATPAGERRTLLAFAHLSDLHVVDHQSPARAEFLERVGDPDSPFWEKVQELGAYRPNEAFAAHVVEAMVQTVNAHAQATPLAFSIVTGDATDNCQANELSWYRDVLDGGGDVQVDSGSPARYHGVADDDHYDVRFWHPDGTPPGRPDDQARAEYGFPEVPGVIDAARRAFAATGLATPWYAVHGNHDNLVQGTAVPEEPIPTLAVGDAKIYDLAPGADLTTVGRAVDTGDLEAFAVLLAGPTRTVPADERRRPVRRAEHIAAHFDTRGLPVGHGYTEANRADGTAYYTFTAAAGLNGLPPVVGVVLDTVNPYGGWQGALDEAQLTWLEGVLQRGSARWLAEDGSIATGTGPDSLFILFSHHPLDCLVNDQAPDDAPRVLLSRVRDLLLRYPNVIGWVNGHTHRHTVTPYARPAGSPVAGGFWEITTASHIDWPQQSRLIELVDNGDGTLAFVATVLDTAAPAAADYDEFRGYAQTSAVLATGAEREAGPVDPLALAALSRELAANYWQRRPGNDADPDPGGGSGAGTVLDRNVDLRLPAPVPLP; translated from the coding sequence ATGACCACCAAACCCTGGGCTGAACCAGGCCCACCAGCCTCGACAGGCCAGGCCGAGCCGGTGACGACGGCCCAGCGCCGACTCGTCCGGGGCGAGGCCCGGGCGGGTGGCTATCGCCCGCTCGTCGCGGGACCGGGGGAGCCGGTCCTCGTCCGGACCGACCTGCTCGCCGAGGCTCCAGGCGCCACACCGGCGGGTGAACGTCGGACCCTGCTGGCCTTCGCGCACCTGTCGGACCTGCACGTCGTGGACCACCAGTCGCCGGCTCGGGCCGAGTTCCTCGAACGGGTCGGCGACCCGGACTCGCCGTTCTGGGAGAAGGTCCAGGAACTCGGCGCGTACCGGCCGAACGAGGCGTTCGCCGCGCACGTCGTCGAGGCGATGGTCCAGACGGTGAACGCGCACGCCCAGGCCACGCCGCTGGCGTTCTCGATCGTCACCGGCGACGCCACCGACAACTGTCAGGCCAACGAGCTGTCCTGGTACCGCGACGTGCTCGATGGCGGCGGCGACGTCCAGGTCGACTCGGGCAGCCCGGCTCGCTACCACGGCGTCGCCGACGACGACCACTACGACGTCCGCTTCTGGCACCCGGACGGCACCCCACCCGGCCGGCCCGACGACCAGGCCCGCGCCGAGTACGGCTTTCCCGAGGTGCCCGGAGTGATCGACGCGGCCCGCCGCGCCTTCGCCGCCACCGGACTCGCGACGCCCTGGTACGCCGTGCACGGCAACCACGACAACCTCGTCCAGGGCACAGCGGTCCCCGAGGAGCCGATCCCGACGCTGGCCGTGGGCGACGCGAAGATCTACGACCTGGCCCCCGGCGCCGACCTGACGACGGTCGGCCGGGCGGTCGACACCGGTGATCTCGAAGCGTTCGCGGTGCTCCTCGCCGGCCCGACCCGGACCGTTCCGGCCGACGAGCGGCGCCGGCCGGTCCGCCGTGCCGAGCACATCGCCGCGCACTTCGACACCCGCGGGCTCCCGGTCGGCCACGGCTACACCGAGGCCAACCGCGCGGACGGCACGGCCTACTACACGTTCACCGCCGCTGCCGGCCTGAACGGCCTGCCGCCCGTGGTCGGGGTCGTACTGGACACCGTCAATCCCTACGGCGGCTGGCAGGGCGCACTCGACGAGGCCCAGCTCACCTGGCTCGAAGGCGTCCTTCAGCGGGGCTCGGCCCGCTGGCTCGCCGAGGACGGGTCCATCGCGACCGGCACCGGCCCCGACAGCCTGTTCATCCTGTTCAGCCACCACCCGCTGGACTGTCTCGTCAACGATCAGGCGCCCGACGACGCCCCCCGGGTGCTGCTGTCGCGCGTGCGTGACCTGCTCCTGCGCTATCCGAACGTGATCGGTTGGGTCAACGGGCACACCCACCGCCACACCGTCACCCCGTACGCCCGCCCGGCCGGGAGCCCTGTCGCGGGCGGCTTCTGGGAGATCACGACAGCGTCGCACATCGACTGGCCGCAGCAGTCCCGGCTGATCGAGCTGGTCGACAACGGCGACGGGACCCTCGCCTTCGTCGCCACCGTGCTGGACACCGCGGCCCCCGCGGCCGCCGACTACGACGAGTTCCGCGGCTACGCCCAGACCAGCGCGGTCCTCGCCACCGGGGCCGAGCGGGAGGCCGGTCCGGTCGACCCGCTGGCGCTCGCCGCCCTGTCCCGGGAACTGGCCGCCAACTACTGGCAGCGCCGCCCCGGCAACGACGCCGACCCGGACCCGGGTGGCGGGTCCGGCGCGGGCACCGTCCTCGACCGCAACGTGGACCTGCGGCTCCCGGCACCCGTCCCGCTGCCCTGA